Proteins from a genomic interval of Candidatus Poribacteria bacterium:
- a CDS encoding WD40 repeat domain-containing protein: MPKKDTLPLDTLKTQTDAQSNLPEGVKARLDQGNLTGDIAFSADGTQLAVACDIGVWVYDVESGLGLNLLVEHKEYVRCVAYSPDGSAIASGSIDNTVVLWDATTGAPTATLIGHTDAVRSVAYSTDGATVASGSPDGTVRLWDASTGTAKNTLTGRADSIRCVKYSPDGSTLAAGTGDDTVELWDATTGRHKATLKGHTHIVDSIAYSADGAVLASGSIDGTVRLWNTDTRELITTLTGHAGYVWGVAYAPDGKTVASGGNDNTIRLWDVEAAALKATLTGHTGSVRNVAYSPDGSVLASGSDDHTVLIWDIT, encoded by the coding sequence TTGCCTAAAAAGGATACTCTACCATTGGATACTCTAAAAACACAAACAGACGCACAATCGAATTTACCGGAGGGGGTCAAAGCACGCCTGGATCAAGGAAACCTAACCGGAGACATAGCATTTTCAGCAGATGGCACGCAACTCGCTGTCGCCTGCGACATCGGCGTTTGGGTCTATGACGTGGAGAGCGGTCTTGGACTTAACCTCCTCGTTGAGCACAAGGAATACGTCAGATGTGTCGCATATTCCCCTGACGGCAGCGCGATTGCCAGCGGGAGTATAGACAACACGGTAGTTTTATGGGACGCGACGACTGGAGCTCCGACAGCGACGCTTATCGGACATACGGATGCTGTTAGGAGTGTTGCATATTCCACGGATGGTGCCACCGTCGCAAGTGGAAGTCCTGATGGGACAGTGCGGTTATGGGATGCCAGCACAGGAACGGCTAAAAATACACTCACAGGGCGCGCAGACTCTATCAGATGTGTTAAATATTCCCCAGATGGAAGCACCCTCGCCGCTGGAACTGGAGACGACACAGTGGAATTGTGGGACGCTACGACCGGAAGGCACAAAGCAACCCTCAAGGGGCATACACATATTGTCGATTCGATTGCCTATTCCGCTGATGGAGCGGTGCTTGCGAGCGGAAGTATTGACGGCACGGTTCGGTTGTGGAATACAGATACAAGGGAATTGATAACGACCCTGACGGGACATGCCGGTTATGTCTGGGGCGTGGCTTACGCACCTGATGGCAAAACCGTCGCAAGTGGTGGGAATGACAACACGATTCGTTTATGGGATGTTGAGGCAGCAGCACTTAAAGCAACACTCACAGGACATACAGGGAGTGTTAGGAATGTGGCGTATTCTCCTGATGGGAGCGTCCTCGCCAGTGGCAGCGACGACCACACCGTACTTATTTGGGATATCACGTAA
- a CDS encoding DUF1501 domain-containing protein, whose product MLSLPQLPGRLCDGFSRREFLRVGGAAMLGISLPQVLSLQANANTAVDPAKPLNGWGKANSVILLFLQGGPSHLDIWDPKPEAPSNIRGEFNPIPTNVPGIQLSETMPRLAQQMDKACLIRSVSYTPAGLFNHTAAMYQMVTGETPDKVAPSGQLDPPSPADHPNAASHIANYRPPDEPMLAAVQLPRPMQESNIIGKGGNAGFLGRAYDPYFLFQDPNQEINLDDLSLRPEVPPVRLKRRKNLLETINKGMPEIDKVADSYALNEYYEKAYNLILSQRARNAFDLSQEPDEMRDKYGRHTFGQSALLARRLVEAGTRFVQVNWPSVANGDPNTTAWDTHATNFGPLKNLHCPKLDSAVSSLLEDLDQRGMLEDTLVLTIGEFGRSPRMGISTSGNSNAPDGRDHWPYCYTGLIAGAGVQGGQVYGKSDATGSTPLENPVHPTDILATVYHTLGIDPHTIVYNHLDQPRELVKGEPIAGIF is encoded by the coding sequence ATGTTATCGTTACCACAACTACCCGGACGCTTATGTGACGGGTTCTCACGTCGTGAATTTCTACGTGTCGGTGGTGCGGCGATGCTCGGCATTAGTTTGCCACAGGTATTGTCACTCCAAGCCAACGCGAATACAGCGGTTGACCCCGCCAAGCCGCTCAACGGATGGGGGAAAGCCAACTCGGTCATCCTTCTTTTCTTACAAGGCGGTCCGAGCCACCTTGACATCTGGGATCCGAAACCGGAAGCGCCGTCGAATATCCGCGGTGAATTCAATCCGATCCCGACCAACGTGCCAGGAATCCAGTTGTCTGAAACGATGCCGCGCTTGGCACAACAGATGGATAAAGCCTGTCTGATCCGTTCCGTAAGTTACACACCGGCAGGACTGTTCAACCATACCGCTGCGATGTATCAAATGGTAACCGGTGAAACGCCGGACAAGGTCGCGCCTTCGGGACAGCTCGATCCGCCGTCTCCAGCCGACCATCCGAATGCCGCATCGCATATCGCAAACTATCGTCCACCCGATGAACCGATGCTCGCGGCAGTCCAACTTCCGCGTCCGATGCAAGAGAGTAACATCATCGGTAAAGGTGGAAACGCTGGTTTCCTTGGTAGGGCATACGATCCGTATTTCCTCTTCCAAGACCCGAATCAGGAGATTAACCTCGACGATTTGAGTTTGCGTCCAGAGGTGCCGCCGGTGCGTTTGAAACGTCGGAAAAACCTCCTTGAGACGATTAACAAAGGGATGCCCGAAATTGATAAGGTCGCAGATTCCTACGCCTTGAACGAATATTATGAGAAGGCGTATAATCTGATCCTGTCGCAGCGGGCACGCAACGCGTTCGACTTGTCTCAAGAGCCCGATGAGATGCGCGATAAATACGGTAGACACACGTTTGGACAGAGCGCACTCCTCGCTCGCCGTTTGGTGGAAGCAGGCACCCGTTTCGTGCAGGTGAACTGGCCCTCTGTTGCTAACGGGGATCCGAATACCACGGCATGGGATACGCACGCAACGAACTTCGGTCCGTTGAAGAACCTCCACTGTCCGAAGTTAGACAGTGCTGTCTCCTCACTCCTGGAAGACTTGGATCAACGCGGTATGTTGGAAGATACACTCGTCTTAACGATCGGTGAATTCGGACGCTCGCCGCGGATGGGTATTAGCACCTCCGGTAACAGCAACGCGCCTGATGGACGCGATCACTGGCCCTATTGTTACACGGGTCTGATTGCGGGGGCTGGTGTTCAAGGTGGACAGGTCTACGGGAAATCCGATGCAACAGGCTCAACGCCACTTGAGAACCCGGTGCATCCGACAGACATCCTCGCCACGGTCTACCATACACTCGGTATCGACCCGCACACCATCGTGTACAACCACTTGGATCAGCCACGTGAGTTGGTGAAAGGCGAACCGATTGCTGGAATCTTTTAA
- a CDS encoding DEAD/DEAH box helicase: MSENRQITNHVLPPQDKIKTRAEEIAEGLYPHQIEGVAFLLGRRRALLADDMGLGKTRQSIIAMVEAEAEGPYLVICPASVKRNWVREIEYVLPMADPVIVGPGPLPSTDFRDWVIINYEILGKHLKTLLAFEWKGIVFDEAHYLKNHQSQRSRNAAKLVKALQRQPIVHALTGTPMTNRPRDLFPILQLVDHPLGKSFLSFAKRYCDAYQGDFGLVADGASNIEELTVQLHGVMLRRTKNEVLDLPPKVRTWLDVELHPYAIQHFNNAVREFLTQFDAPESVGTLEDASENSERRQAVGRLTTARRKLAFAKCRHTIKFVENALEQGEKVILFTAFLNTLERFHKHFGDRSVFVSGEVPTEARQDRVDQFQNDENVKLFIANMHVAGVGINLTAGRQVVFNDLDWVPANHWQAEDRAYRIGQTGTVNVTYMIARGTVDEFVQTVLETKAALMDALVEGTVLIPGDENARQPDVLSELKRMMNALSVHAAAVKEPQLLTVLQQASDAYFEENALHLEEATRAQLRPYSEEAIRTLAQVLTGPERTVYRAESSSQKDKFYTLEVVGADVTCDCPGFTHRGSCRHVRPLKAALVAGKPLPKGYTEVPPE, from the coding sequence TTGAGCGAAAACCGTCAAATTACAAACCACGTCCTGCCTCCGCAAGATAAAATTAAAACACGTGCCGAAGAGATTGCCGAAGGGCTCTATCCACATCAAATAGAGGGGGTCGCTTTCCTGCTCGGTCGCCGCCGGGCACTGCTCGCCGACGATATGGGGCTCGGTAAAACCCGGCAGTCCATCATCGCCATGGTTGAAGCAGAAGCCGAGGGTCCCTATCTCGTGATATGTCCCGCCTCTGTCAAACGGAATTGGGTACGTGAAATAGAATATGTGCTCCCCATGGCTGACCCCGTCATTGTGGGTCCCGGTCCTCTCCCGTCAACCGACTTCCGAGATTGGGTGATCATCAACTATGAGATCCTTGGCAAACACCTTAAAACGCTGCTCGCGTTTGAATGGAAAGGTATTGTCTTTGACGAAGCGCATTACTTAAAAAACCACCAGAGCCAACGCAGTCGGAACGCCGCGAAACTCGTCAAAGCACTTCAACGTCAACCGATCGTCCACGCGTTAACGGGAACCCCGATGACGAACCGGCCTCGGGACCTTTTCCCTATTTTACAATTGGTGGATCACCCGCTTGGCAAGAGTTTTCTCAGTTTCGCCAAACGGTACTGCGATGCCTATCAGGGCGACTTCGGGTTAGTCGCAGATGGCGCGAGCAATATTGAGGAATTGACCGTCCAACTCCACGGTGTGATGCTGCGGCGCACCAAAAATGAGGTGTTGGATCTGCCCCCCAAAGTCCGGACGTGGTTGGACGTTGAGCTCCATCCTTACGCAATCCAGCATTTCAACAACGCCGTCCGCGAGTTCTTAACGCAGTTTGACGCACCGGAATCCGTTGGGACGCTTGAAGATGCGTCGGAAAATTCGGAACGCCGACAAGCGGTTGGCAGGTTAACGACAGCCCGTCGAAAACTCGCGTTCGCTAAGTGCCGACACACCATCAAGTTTGTCGAAAACGCCTTGGAACAAGGGGAGAAGGTCATTCTTTTCACGGCGTTCCTTAATACGCTGGAACGGTTCCACAAACATTTCGGTGACCGATCGGTTTTCGTCTCTGGGGAAGTTCCCACCGAGGCGCGGCAGGACCGAGTGGATCAGTTTCAGAACGATGAAAACGTCAAACTTTTCATCGCCAATATGCACGTCGCGGGGGTCGGCATCAATCTGACCGCGGGTCGGCAAGTCGTCTTCAATGATTTAGATTGGGTGCCAGCGAACCATTGGCAGGCGGAGGATCGTGCCTATCGCATTGGACAGACAGGGACCGTTAACGTCACCTATATGATCGCGCGCGGCACAGTAGACGAATTCGTGCAGACTGTGTTGGAGACGAAAGCCGCGTTGATGGATGCCCTTGTTGAAGGCACGGTGTTGATCCCCGGTGACGAGAATGCGCGTCAACCGGATGTGCTCAGCGAACTCAAGCGGATGATGAATGCGCTCTCTGTGCATGCTGCGGCGGTCAAAGAACCGCAGTTGCTCACTGTTCTCCAACAAGCGAGCGATGCCTACTTTGAAGAGAACGCCTTGCATCTCGAAGAAGCCACGCGTGCGCAGTTGCGTCCCTATTCCGAAGAAGCCATCCGCACTTTAGCCCAAGTGCTGACGGGTCCCGAGCGCACCGTCTACCGCGCCGAAAGTTCTTCGCAAAAGGACAAATTTTATACGCTGGAAGTTGTCGGTGCAGATGTAACGTGTGATTGTCCGGGCTTCACGCACCGTGGCAGTTGCCGACACGTCCGTCCGCTGAAAGCTGCCCTCGTTGCAGGAAAGCCGTTGCCGAAAGGATATACGGAAGTTCCCCCCGAATAA
- a CDS encoding VWA domain-containing protein: MGCWAVGRCPPSQIRDPRADVNAITWRRSCRLLQQERKGKLKRMKSKSSKALLISVLLHLGAGVLGFFFWFSTQPQRNADAINALFVIEEKPKVRRVTPPKRTQVRHRRTRDVSQPRLKILTSNQPASTRGVVSAAEPAPFQPFDSQDVGEPIGPTATNVEFDNTPRVQRVIERPFKKEKKAKARFKSRLVRFIEAQEGPQRIVYCVDLSTSMQNLPPRKLKRIIDLMRNSLTFLEPHDSFNIMAFSTELIVYRDGFVPVTEQTVATASNYLADIHAQIHTKGTDHDMLSALTETAKTAPTLVVLFSDGIPTTISGPDLTLVGEHAAGNGRIFAMGIGMAPNFPGAVMLKRLASVSEGDLWLVDRGR, translated from the coding sequence ATGGGTTGTTGGGCAGTGGGGCGTTGTCCTCCGTCGCAAATTAGAGACCCCCGTGCGGATGTCAATGCGATAACATGGAGGCGTTCATGTCGTCTATTGCAACAAGAACGTAAAGGAAAATTAAAAAGAATGAAATCGAAATCCAGTAAAGCATTACTTATTTCTGTCCTATTGCACCTCGGTGCTGGGGTGCTCGGATTCTTTTTCTGGTTCAGCACCCAGCCGCAGCGAAATGCGGATGCCATCAACGCCCTGTTCGTCATTGAGGAAAAGCCGAAAGTCAGACGCGTGACACCTCCGAAACGCACGCAAGTCAGGCATAGAAGAACGCGGGATGTCAGCCAACCCCGCCTGAAAATCCTCACGAGCAATCAACCCGCCAGCACTCGGGGCGTTGTCTCCGCAGCCGAACCCGCACCTTTCCAACCCTTCGACTCGCAGGATGTCGGTGAGCCGATCGGTCCCACTGCAACCAATGTCGAATTTGACAATACGCCACGTGTTCAAAGGGTTATCGAACGTCCCTTCAAAAAAGAGAAGAAAGCCAAAGCACGTTTTAAGAGTCGGTTGGTGCGGTTCATTGAGGCACAGGAAGGACCGCAGCGTATTGTCTACTGTGTTGATCTATCTACGAGTATGCAAAACCTTCCGCCGCGGAAACTCAAGCGGATTATAGATCTCATGCGGAATTCGCTAACATTCCTTGAACCCCACGACAGTTTCAACATCATGGCGTTTAGCACGGAACTCATTGTCTACCGAGACGGATTTGTTCCGGTAACAGAACAGACGGTTGCCACAGCGTCAAACTATCTCGCCGACATTCACGCCCAAATCCACACAAAAGGGACCGACCACGATATGCTATCGGCATTGACGGAGACCGCTAAAACCGCGCCAACCCTCGTTGTTCTCTTTAGCGACGGCATTCCGACCACGATTTCAGGACCGGATCTCACGCTTGTGGGTGAACATGCTGCAGGCAACGGTCGCATCTTCGCGATGGGCATCGGAATGGCACCGAATTTCCCGGGTGCTGTGATGTTGAAGCGACTCGCGAGCGTCAGTGAAGGCGATCTGTGGCTCGTTGATAGGGGTAGGTAA
- a CDS encoding DUF1553 domain-containing protein: MKPRFNFVTTFLVAFSICLAFQLTAASEMEQPVSAEVPTVQALKVHPESLTLEHARDGRRVLVSGKTKSGMYVDVTPYATLTPTTAGVKVYEDGYIFPMAVGTTKIKVTVKGVSTELPVTVKSMDAPPVSFVRDVMPLLSHAGCNNGTCHGAAKGKNGFKLSLRGYDPDFDYELLIEDISGRRFNRAFPEQSLMLLKPTSEVPHKGGQVIVPGDRDYEIIHQWIAEGAIPDVHTTKRVERLEVIPDSAELAMPGMKQQLIVIAHYPDGTTRDVTREAKFTSSLNEVAKVTDNGVVTAERRGETAILTRYEGAYSTNGIIVMGDRSGYKWVKTAEYNYIDTHVHNKLKRMKILPSELCTDEEFVRRIYFDLTGLPPTPAQVRSFLTDTTASKVKREKLIDTLAETSEFIDHWTHKWGDLLQSNRKFLGERGIWLFQQWIHQAIAENRPYDEFVRDLITATGSTYTNPAANYFRVSREYTAAVENTTQLFLGVRFSCNKCHDHPFEKWTQNQYYEFGAFFADVKVKPGQLPGDEIVYANYSPEPVKHPRTLAVVEPSVPFGEVAAETDDKREMLAAWLTDEENPMFARAGVNRIWSYFMGRGIIEPVDDIRTSNPPTNPELLDALTKDFVDSGFDMKHIMKTITRSRTYQQSITTNKWNKADTINFSHAAARRLTAEQLLDAIGIATGSRPRFEEMPKKFRAVQLPDSKVKDDGFLKLFGRPERETSCECERTTEVSLAHAMNLINGPTVAESLIDPEGRIAQLIKTNHDDRVLVEELYLATLSRLPEKNEYAVAIEHLANAESKEEGAQDLLWALINSPAFLFNR, encoded by the coding sequence ATGAAACCCAGGTTTAACTTTGTAACAACATTCCTTGTTGCATTTTCCATCTGTCTCGCGTTCCAATTGACAGCGGCGAGTGAGATGGAGCAGCCTGTGAGCGCAGAAGTTCCAACGGTGCAAGCGTTGAAAGTTCATCCTGAGTCACTGACATTGGAGCATGCACGCGACGGTAGACGGGTGCTTGTGTCAGGAAAAACGAAAAGTGGCATGTATGTAGACGTAACACCTTATGCCACACTGACCCCCACCACCGCAGGGGTGAAGGTATATGAAGATGGTTATATCTTCCCGATGGCGGTTGGCACAACGAAAATTAAGGTGACGGTTAAAGGGGTCAGCACTGAATTGCCCGTGACTGTTAAAAGCATGGATGCACCCCCTGTCAGCTTCGTGCGAGATGTTATGCCGCTCTTGAGCCATGCTGGATGTAATAACGGCACATGTCACGGTGCAGCAAAGGGCAAAAATGGGTTCAAACTCTCACTCCGTGGCTACGACCCCGATTTCGACTATGAACTCTTGATTGAGGACATATCCGGACGGCGGTTCAACCGAGCATTTCCCGAACAGAGTCTGATGTTGCTAAAACCGACATCGGAGGTGCCGCACAAAGGTGGGCAGGTCATCGTTCCAGGAGATCGGGATTATGAAATTATCCATCAATGGATAGCGGAAGGTGCTATTCCTGACGTTCACACCACAAAACGCGTCGAAAGGTTAGAAGTCATACCAGATTCGGCTGAACTCGCAATGCCGGGTATGAAGCAACAACTCATAGTGATCGCACACTATCCCGACGGCACAACACGGGATGTCACCCGTGAAGCGAAATTCACAAGCAGCCTCAATGAGGTGGCGAAGGTCACAGACAACGGTGTGGTAACCGCAGAACGCCGCGGCGAAACAGCGATCCTCACCCGATACGAAGGTGCCTATAGCACGAACGGCATCATCGTTATGGGCGACAGGAGCGGTTACAAGTGGGTCAAAACCGCTGAATACAACTACATTGATACGCACGTTCACAATAAACTGAAGCGGATGAAAATCCTACCTTCTGAACTCTGCACAGATGAAGAGTTTGTCCGACGCATCTATTTCGATTTAACAGGGCTCCCACCGACGCCAGCACAGGTGCGGAGTTTCTTGACCGATACCACAGCCTCTAAAGTCAAACGGGAAAAACTCATCGATACTCTCGCCGAGACCTCAGAGTTCATCGACCACTGGACGCATAAATGGGGCGATCTGTTGCAGTCTAACCGTAAATTCCTCGGTGAGCGTGGGATCTGGCTCTTCCAGCAATGGATCCATCAAGCCATTGCCGAGAATCGTCCGTATGACGAGTTTGTGCGAGATCTGATTACCGCAACCGGTAGCACTTACACGAATCCCGCAGCGAACTATTTCCGCGTTTCCCGTGAATACACGGCTGCAGTGGAAAATACGACGCAACTTTTCTTAGGTGTTCGATTCTCATGCAACAAATGCCATGACCATCCGTTTGAAAAATGGACGCAAAACCAGTACTATGAATTCGGGGCGTTCTTCGCGGATGTTAAAGTTAAACCGGGTCAACTTCCCGGCGATGAGATCGTCTACGCCAATTACAGTCCAGAGCCTGTAAAACACCCCCGGACGTTAGCGGTGGTTGAACCCTCAGTCCCGTTCGGAGAAGTCGCAGCGGAAACAGACGACAAACGCGAAATGCTTGCAGCGTGGCTCACCGATGAAGAGAATCCGATGTTTGCTCGGGCAGGTGTGAACCGTATCTGGAGCTACTTCATGGGACGCGGAATCATCGAACCTGTGGACGATATCCGCACAAGTAATCCACCCACTAACCCGGAATTGCTTGACGCATTGACAAAGGATTTCGTGGACAGCGGGTTTGACATGAAACATATCATGAAGACAATCACACGTTCCCGAACCTACCAACAGAGCATCACAACGAATAAGTGGAACAAGGCGGATACGATCAACTTTTCGCACGCAGCTGCCAGACGTTTGACGGCAGAACAGTTGTTGGATGCGATTGGGATCGCGACAGGAAGCCGACCACGGTTTGAAGAGATGCCGAAAAAATTCCGGGCAGTGCAGTTGCCAGACAGCAAGGTCAAAGATGACGGATTCTTGAAGTTGTTTGGCAGACCTGAGCGCGAAACTTCGTGTGAATGTGAACGGACCACCGAGGTCAGCCTCGCACACGCAATGAACCTTATTAATGGACCGACGGTTGCAGAGTCCCTCATTGATCCTGAAGGACGTATTGCACAACTCATCAAAACGAATCATGATGACCGAGTTCTCGTCGAGGAACTCTATCTCGCAACGCTTTCTCGGTTACCGGAGAAGAACGAATACGCAGTAGCGATTGAGCACCTTGCGAATGCCGAATCTAAGGAAGAAGGTGCGCAAGACTTGTTGTGGGCACTCATTAACAGCCCCGCTTTCTTATTCAATCGCTAA
- a CDS encoding sulfatase-like hydrolase/transferase — MAANTPNILWVCTDQQRYDTIGALRNPYVFTPNIDNLVAEGVAFTHAYCQSPICTPSRASFLTGMYPNATHAIRNGNDFFPNAYPLVTRTLADIGYDCGLIGKLHLASAYRRVEPRVNDGYRYWQYSHAPRDDWEYGHDYADWVRTKGYILGELNRNPEGVPAALHQTTWCAEKTIEFIREDRDCPWLASVNIYDPHPPFNPPQTHREQYNPAEMPEPLFQNSDLEQQTRLQAVDFQSKARTPDELDIRSPILPQTPRQEADAVGARDAKTLVAAYYAMIQLIDEQFGRILEALDETGQRENTVIIFTSDHGETLGDHGLIQKGCRFYEGLVRVPLIFSWERQFASGLKSDALVELVDKAPTLLELAGLTVPEEMHGRSLLPMLRGEADPNHHRDFVRCEYYDAVDLPDHTFATMYRNERYKLVVYHGHEEGELYDLVNDPDEFENLWHVDAKQGVKFELLKQSFDASMLAMDRGSRRVGPM, encoded by the coding sequence ATGGCTGCTAACACGCCGAATATCCTCTGGGTTTGCACGGATCAACAGCGTTACGATACAATCGGTGCATTAAGGAATCCGTATGTGTTCACACCGAACATCGACAATTTAGTGGCGGAAGGGGTCGCGTTCACGCACGCGTATTGTCAAAGCCCTATCTGTACCCCGAGCCGAGCGAGTTTTCTCACGGGGATGTATCCAAACGCAACACACGCGATCCGCAACGGAAACGATTTTTTTCCAAATGCGTATCCCCTTGTAACGCGCACGCTTGCAGACATCGGCTATGATTGCGGATTGATTGGCAAACTCCATCTTGCGAGTGCTTACCGCCGGGTGGAACCCCGCGTAAACGACGGCTACCGGTACTGGCAATACAGCCACGCCCCACGCGATGATTGGGAATACGGACACGACTACGCCGATTGGGTGCGCACGAAGGGATACATTTTAGGCGAACTGAACCGGAACCCAGAAGGCGTGCCAGCGGCGTTGCATCAGACGACATGGTGCGCGGAAAAGACGATTGAATTCATTCGCGAAGATCGGGATTGTCCGTGGCTCGCGAGTGTCAATATCTACGATCCGCATCCGCCGTTCAATCCACCACAGACACATCGAGAACAATATAATCCGGCGGAAATGCCAGAGCCACTCTTCCAAAACAGCGATCTGGAACAGCAGACCCGGCTACAAGCAGTCGATTTTCAATCCAAAGCGCGGACACCTGATGAACTGGACATTCGGAGTCCAATTCTACCCCAGACCCCGCGTCAAGAAGCAGACGCGGTCGGGGCAAGAGATGCCAAAACACTCGTAGCTGCCTACTACGCCATGATCCAACTGATTGACGAGCAGTTCGGTAGGATCCTTGAAGCACTTGATGAAACAGGACAACGGGAAAACACCGTCATCATTTTCACAAGTGACCATGGAGAGACACTTGGCGACCATGGACTCATCCAAAAGGGATGTCGGTTTTACGAGGGTTTGGTCAGAGTGCCACTGATTTTCTCATGGGAGAGGCAATTTGCGAGCGGACTCAAGAGTGACGCACTCGTTGAACTCGTTGACAAAGCACCGACGCTTTTGGAATTGGCAGGCTTAACAGTCCCCGAGGAGATGCACGGCAGATCACTCCTGCCGATGCTCCGAGGCGAAGCGGATCCGAACCATCACCGGGATTTCGTCCGATGTGAGTATTACGACGCTGTGGATCTGCCCGATCACACTTTCGCAACAATGTACCGAAATGAACGTTATAAATTAGTCGTGTATCACGGACACGAAGAGGGTGAACTCTACGACCTCGTCAATGATCCGGACGAGTTTGAGAATCTCTGGCATGTCGATGCAAAACAGGGGGTCAAATTTGAACTCTTAAAACAGAGTTTTGATGCATCCATGCTCGCCATGGACAGAGGCTCCCGGCGCGTGGGACCGATGTGA
- a CDS encoding LamG domain-containing protein, which produces MKWIMIVSFVLCCLLPIATRAELPLDDLVLYMSFDDVQGNKVMDGSEHGNHGTIMKASLAKGKGKYGNAMEFKGGDNHVLIKSSDSLSIKDEVTIAAWVNWNDAPGNGWLCIMANGMQGGPWENYGLFVNRGSRYFYFTLSAGGEGAHKVMNSGAGTTEPEKWTHCVCTYDGKDAKIYIDGDLINQAPHGLKLIAGEEDLRLGHRGGSGHWYNGLLDEIAVFSVALDENQVKEASGNIDDALDVEVRGKLATVWGKVKAER; this is translated from the coding sequence ATGAAATGGATAATGATTGTATCTTTCGTGCTTTGTTGTCTCTTACCAATAGCAACGCGGGCAGAATTGCCTCTTGACGATCTTGTCCTCTATATGTCTTTTGACGATGTTCAAGGCAACAAAGTTATGGACGGTTCAGAACACGGAAACCATGGCACAATTATGAAGGCATCCCTTGCGAAGGGCAAAGGGAAATATGGCAACGCGATGGAATTCAAAGGCGGGGATAACCATGTCTTAATCAAGAGTTCTGATTCGCTCTCAATTAAGGACGAGGTCACGATTGCCGCTTGGGTCAATTGGAACGATGCCCCTGGCAATGGTTGGTTGTGTATCATGGCAAACGGGATGCAAGGCGGACCCTGGGAAAACTATGGACTCTTTGTCAACCGCGGGAGTCGCTACTTCTACTTTACACTCTCTGCGGGCGGTGAAGGTGCCCATAAGGTGATGAATTCTGGTGCCGGTACGACGGAACCTGAGAAGTGGACACACTGTGTGTGTACCTATGACGGCAAGGATGCCAAAATCTATATTGATGGCGACCTGATAAATCAAGCACCGCATGGACTCAAATTGATTGCTGGAGAGGAAGATTTGAGACTCGGCCATCGCGGTGGAAGCGGACACTGGTATAACGGTTTGCTCGATGAAATCGCAGTGTTTTCAGTCGCTTTAGATGAAAATCAGGTTAAAGAAGCAAGCGGCAACATCGATGACGCACTTGATGTTGAAGTGCGCGGAAAATTGGCGACTGTCTGGGGTAAAGTAAAGGCGGAGCGGTAG
- a CDS encoding YceI family protein: MKIRSGRPRQIPYAAGVILALLIIGFTGNIQLTNAADTYEIDAAHSMIIFRAKHSGVSYNYGRFNEFTGKITMDADVSNNMVEFEVKAASVDTGNEKRDQHLRSSDFFSAKQFPVITFKSTKVSAKEGKEDVLEVTGDLELHGVKKSVTVDVEITGRGQGRQGESLIGFESTFTIQRSEFGMTYGMGSVSDDIRITVSIEAAQK, encoded by the coding sequence ATGAAAATTCGCTCAGGACGCCCCCGACAAATTCCCTATGCTGCTGGTGTTATTTTAGCCTTACTTATCATCGGCTTCACTGGAAATATACAACTCACAAATGCCGCAGATACATACGAAATTGATGCAGCACATTCGATGATAATTTTTCGCGCAAAACACAGCGGTGTTAGTTACAATTATGGCAGATTCAACGAATTCACCGGCAAGATCACGATGGACGCGGACGTGTCCAACAACATGGTAGAATTTGAAGTCAAGGCAGCGAGCGTTGATACTGGCAACGAAAAACGAGATCAGCATCTCAGAAGTTCCGACTTCTTTAGTGCGAAGCAGTTTCCCGTTATTACCTTCAAAAGCACGAAAGTCAGTGCGAAAGAGGGGAAAGAGGATGTGTTGGAGGTCACAGGCGACCTCGAACTGCACGGTGTTAAAAAATCGGTCACGGTGGACGTTGAAATTACAGGGCGAGGTCAAGGCAGACAGGGTGAATCCCTGATCGGCTTTGAGAGCACCTTTACGATTCAGCGGAGCGAATTCGGTATGACTTACGGGATGGGATCCGTCAGCGACGACATCCGAATCACCGTCAGTATTGAAGCCGCGCAAAAGTAG